The following proteins are encoded in a genomic region of Neurospora crassa OR74A linkage group VI, whole genome shotgun sequence:
- the tim17 gene encoding mitochondrial inner membrane translocase subunit TIM17, whose translation MDHTRDPCPWVILNDFGGAFAMGAIGGTIWHGIKGFRNSPYGERRIGAITAIKMRAPALGGNFGVWGGLFSTFDCAIKGLRNHKEDPWNSILAGFFTGGALAVRGGYKAARNGAIGCAVLLAVIEGVGIGFQKMLAGATKLEAPAPPPSNEKVLA comes from the exons ATGGATCACACTCGCGACCCTTGCCCGTGGGTTATCCTCAACGATTTCGGTGGTGCCTTCGCCATGGGT GCTATCGGTGGTACGATCTGGCACGGTATCAAGGGCTTCCGTAACAGCCCTTACGGCGAGAGGAGAATCGGCGCCATCACTGCCATCAAGATGCGCGCCCCTGCGCTCGGCGGTAACTTCG GTGTCTGGGGTGGTCTTTTCAGCACATTCGACTGCGCTATCAAGGGACTAAGGAACCACAAGGAGGACCCGTGGAACTCCATCCTCGCCGGTTTCTTCACGGGTGGCGCGTTGGCGGTTCGTGGTGGCTACAAGGCGGCCCGTAACGGTGCTATCGGCTGCGCTGTCCTCCTGGCTGTTATTGAGGGTGTCGGTATTGGTTTCCAGAAGATGCTTGCGGGCGCCACAAAGCTAGAG GCTCCTGCGCCACCTCCGTCCAACGAAAAAGTTCTTGCCTAA
- the arg-15 gene encoding beta-Ala-His dipeptidase — MPGTLQHSELDDGGPKTAPDQLQELRHDGSVLSIAVSGDYIFTGTSKGQIVVWSLGTYQLVRTIQAHKRSVLCLFLSQDGKYLFSTACEPIINVWCPKTFRRLYEIYSTYDVGDVFSVVYSPQNETVYFGTQTQYIQWVSLKDEDRRVSHDSANHPDRRQHKFFDSRAVGGTSTPRRTEDYYSLIPRAETVLEVDPYAIEKYAHYGWVFCMQIAKGPTVLVDDDEEVLVSGGGDGTIKLWRLSDKGPGYHEDEDTKGSIQELMVLGEDDAESVMSLFVDGSFLYAGKLGGIIELWDLDTKQRLRVIHAHTGNINAVGLRFGLLWSASTDGFASKHRAAHTTEESNGTSQYVSQRYQCLSRWKAHNAKILSAAVATYQNNQLFITGANDNTVRIWHVNGAPAETEEVDGEHEDMVIRSLRQFVSYKTVSSRPEFTEDCRKGATFLGSLFKRLGAQVEMLSSDGPHNPVVFAKFSGKLEPAEKRKRVLFYGHYDVVPADMAGENWKTDPFKLVGQNGYLYGRGVSDNKGPIIAALYAVSDLLQAKALDSDIIFLIEGEEESGSRGFEETILKHKDLIGHIDYVLLANSYWLDDEVPCLTYGLRGVLHATVCVDSKHPDLHSGVDGSNMISEPLTDLTLLLGKLKGPRNKVNIPGFYDGILPITEEEELRYDDIASILIKRNPTAGPVDALKRSLMARWREPNLTIHRYNVSGPDGSLISSHATANVSIRLVPGQEVEEIISKLKSFLKTEYEKFDSDNTLTVRIDNKAEPWLGVPGNYIFRTLEEAVMRAWGGSSSSSPSTSTPSDTDSASSPSSPSSSLSDNEKANGVTLPPNATNGETTSTGAAAPKTRKPLYIREGGSIPPIRFLEKEFNAPAAHLPCGQASDSAHLHNERLRLVNLQKSREIFTTVFRKL, encoded by the exons ATGCCCGGAACACTGCAACATTCCGAGCTCGACGATGGCGGCCCCAAGACTGCCCCCGATCAGTTGCAAGAATTGAGGCATGACGGCTCGGTTCTCTCCATCGCCGTGTCTGGCGACTACATCTTCACCGGCACCAGCAAGGGCCAGATCGTTGTCTGGTCCCTCGGCACCTACCAGCTCGTCCGGACCATTCAAGCCCACAAGCGAAGCGTCCTCTGCCTCTTTCTGTCGCAAGATGGCAAATATCTCTTCTCGACCGCGTGCGAACCAATAATCAACGTGTGGTGCCCCAAAACATTCAGGCGACTCTATGAGATCTACAGCACCTACGATGTTGGAGACGTCTTCAGCGTCGTCTACTCTCCCCAGAACGAGACGGTATACTTTGGCACACAGACACAGTACATACAGTGGGTCAGCCTGAAGGACGAGGACAGAAGGGTTTCACACGACTCGGCCAATCATCCGGACAGGCGACAGCACAAGTTCTTCGATTCCCGTGCTGTTGGCGGCACCTCTACCCCTAGGCGCACCGAGGATTACTATTCCCTAATACCCCGAGCCGAGACCGTGCTCGAAGTCGACCCATATGCCATTGAGAAATATGCACACTACGGCTGGGTCTTTTGCATGCAGATCGCAAAGGGCCCAACCGTCCTGgtggacgatgacgaggaagttCTTGTCTCCGGAGGCGGTGATGGTACCATCAAGCTATGGAGACTTAGCGACAAGGGCCCCGGATAccatgaagacgaggatACCAAGGGCAGTATCCAGGAGCTGATGGTGCTTGGCGAGGATGACGCCGAGTCCGTCATGTCTTTGTTCGTGGACGGTTCCTTCCTTTATGCCGGCAAGCTAGGTGGCATTATCGAGCTATGGGATCTCGACACCAAGCAGAGGTTGAGAGTTATTCATGCTCATACTGGAAACATTAATGCTGTTGGGTTGAGATTCGGGCTCCTTTGGAGTGCCTCTACCGACGGGTTTGCTTCT AAACATAGAGCAGCCCACACTACCGAGGAGTCTAATGGCACTTCTCAATACGTCAGCCAGCGATATCAGTGCCTCAGCCGATGGAAGGCACACAATGCCAAGATTCTTTCGGCAGCTGTCGCCACATATCAGAACAACCAGCTATTCATCACCGGAGCCAATGACAACACTGTCCGGATATGGCATGTTAACGGCGCGCCTGCGGAAACTGAAGAGGTGGATGGTGAGCACGAGGACATGGTGATTCGCTCCCTTCGCCAATTCGTCTCGTACAAGACCGTTTCGTCACGCCCGGAGTTTACTGAGGATTGCCGTAAAGGAGCGACCTTCCTCGGTTCCTTGTTCAAGCGGCTGGGCGCTCAAGTGGAAATGCTCAGCTCCGATGGCCCTCATAATCCAGTGGTATTTGCAAAGTTTAGCGGCAAGCTCGAGCCTGCTGAGAAGCGGAAGAGGGTTCTGTTTTACGGCCATTACGATGTGGTCCCCGCGGATATGGCCGGTGAGAACTGGAAGACCGACCCATTCAAGCTTGTCGGGCAGAATGGGTATCTCTATGGTCGTGGTGTTAGTGATAACAAGGGACCTATCATTGCCGCTCTTTACGCCGTCTCCGATCTGTTGCAGGCCAAGGCCCTGGACTCCGACATCATCTTCCTAAtcgaaggcgaagaagagtcTGGATCCCGAGGCTTTGAGGAGACCATCCTCAAGCACAAGGACCTCATCGGACACATTGACTATGTGCTTCTTGCCAACAGTTACTGGCTAGACGACGAGGTACCCTGCCTGACCTACGGTCTACGCGGTGTCCTGCATGCCACGGTTTGCGTCGACTCAAAGCACCCCGATTTGCACTCGGGCGTCGACGGAAGCAACATGATCTCCGAGCCTCTGACCGACTTAACCCTGCTGCTCGGCAAGCTCAAGGGCCCCAGGAACAAAGTCAACATTCCCGGCTTCTACGACGGAATCCTCCCCAtcaccgaggaggaagagctgcGCTACGACGACATTGCCAGCATCTTGATCAAGCGCAACCCTACCGCCGGACCAGTCGACGCGCTTAAGCGTAGCCTGATGGCTCGCTGGCGCGAACCTAACCTGACCATCCATCGTTATAACGTCTCGGGTCCCGATGGCAGTCTGATCAGTAGCCACGCGACCGCCAACGTCAGCATCCGTCTGGTGCCCGGTCAGGAAGTAGAGGAAATTATTTCCAAGCTCAAGTCCTTCCTCAAGACCGAGTACGAGAAGTTTGATAGCGACAATACCCTCACTGTGCGTATCGACAACAAGGCCGAGCCGTGGTTGGGTGTACCAGGTAATTACATCTTTCGTACCCTCGAAGAGGCAGTAATGAGGGCATGGGGCGgctcctcatcatcttctccttccacctccaccccctCGGACACAGActcagcatcatcaccatcatcaccatcatcatcgctgtCGGATAATGAGAAAGCCAACGGCGTAACCCTCCCGCCCAACGCCACAAACGGCGAAACCACTTCCActggcgccgccgcccccaAGACGAGAAAACCGCTGTATATTCGTGAAGGCGGATCCATTCCGCCCATCAGGTTTTTGGAGAAGGAGTTTAACGCACCCGCGGCGCATTTACCCTGTGGACAGGCGAGCGACTCGGCGCACTTGCATAATGAGCGGTTGCGGTTGGTGAATTTGCAGAAGAGTAGGGAGATTTTCACGACGGTTTTTAGGAAGTTGTAG